The window AAGCAAATAACTGCAGACTTCAAAGGTTGTGGTTTGAGTGTCTCAGCTGCAGAAATTACATTGATAGGCAACTAAATGTGCTGTTCAAATTCTTTTATGATTGCACAAAGACGGATTAAGATTGAAGATTATACACACACGAgttaaatgtacagaaaatgGATCAGTTCATCTGACTGTAGTGGATGAACCCTGGTACAGTCACTTTGGAGGTATGTGTGGGAGGCAAATATCTGTTCAGTTATGAAAACAAAGTCAAGAAAGTCATgtgataaaacataaacatggtgcagaaaaatggctgcagattttaaaatgtttgacttcaACAGATGGCTACAAAATTGACATCTAGAGGCAAAAGCCAGGCATAGTGAAGGTTGTAGGTTTGATCTGTCTAATCTTAACTCTGCAAAGTAATTCTGGGATTACACAAATGGAGAAACAGATGTATCTGGGTAATTTCTGTGCTGCCAGTAGCCACACACAATGTTAATGAAGTTAAAAGAGACATGCTATGTTCTCTTTTTTACAAAATGGCACAATTTCCTGATTCATAAtgagatgtgtgtgtgacatCTTTGGTCAAATCTCACTGTAGTCTTTGTTCACACAACTCTGGATTAGTAACTGTTGCCAGAGTTTTTAgacattaaacattaatttacccatactgggtttttttctcaaataatACCCATTACACTCAACCTTGTATCTAACCTAATAGCTTAAATAAGCATCAATCTCCTACTTCTAAAAATAGAGTTAGTGCAACTCCATTTGAAATTGAAGTTGTTGCTTAATAAGGATCATTTTACCCTTCATTCGAGAAATCGAGGTAACCTTTTACTGACAGTCTGAGCAGCTCATACACTTGTGTTTTGGGGGCCCTTATATCTGAAATGATCCAAGTGGCTctgctgtgttttcctgttctGAAGTACCTCGATGTACGTGCTCTAATGCAACAAAAAAGCTTGAATAAATTTGACCCAGATAGTGTGACTCAGTCAGCCGTGTGTTGGGTTTATAAATAGAGCGTGCTTACAGTGTTTGTATCCTGAACCTCAGGCAGGAAGAGAGTTCACGTCGTTCACGTAGTCCAAATAACGCCTTGTGTAATTTGTGAATCTCAAGTGCCTGGAGCAGATGAATACGGGCAGAGGCGGCGCACGTGTTGAGGCTTTAATATTCAACAAGGTGTTTGGAACAGAATTGTAGAATGTGTCTATGAATAAGAAATTGGAGAAACATGCTCCTAATGTGGTGGATGATCTGTTGGAGGACAGAAAGCCATTTTATTGTCAAACCTTGTGATACGTTGCAGCAGgaaaaagttactttttaacATCTGTCTGGTTTAGTGCTGAATAAGACACTACGATGGattctatttttagttttattcttacTGCTGTGGACATATCATCTGAGACAAAGATTTCCTAAAGATTTTTTACCTCTTATTAAACCGATTTCCTCAACTGATCGgtgtttattttcaggtttttctgtAAAGACAACTTCAAATAAGCACTTTGTCAGAACCGTCTCTTACAGGCTATGCaatcctttttgttgttgtcgtttctAATGTACACAAATTCGCCACGTGTGCATAACGAACGTGGAAGCTTTGACATTAGGAGTGGGGTTGATGAGATCGAACCTTCAGCCTCCTGATTGCTCTTCTTTCTGAGCCACAGCTGTCCCAATGCAGTTACATgattaaatgacaaaacagcTGTAATTGTAATCAGTTGGGCTTACTGAAAAAACAGATATGCAATTTGTACTAATCGGGATGTTCGTGATTACAACTGGGTCACTGTGCATCTCAGTACACACACATGGTTTTTAGTTATTTGTCACCTTTTTACATTCTAAAAGTAACTTTCTTTACATTCCTCGCTGTGCGCCCAATAATCAAATGAATTGAGACTTAGTTAGGACCAGCTCCAACATTTACTGAGGTCGgaagagcagctgctgcctttCAGGCTTCATGTCAGAAGTTTGTGGTCACTCTGGAGCCATTAGTCACCATTAGGTTGGTGAAGCAAATTTACATTTCAGTGAAATCCTTTTCTGCATTTTAGAAAGAGACGAAGAGAAAAAGCACAGTATCCAACCTCATAATTTATCCTTGTGATTTTGCAAACATActatgtcctttttttctttttttaggtgtaaatgctaaatgttttcaaaaacatttatagaaAATGGATTTGTCATCATTAAGAATGCTGGGATCACTTCCCAATTAATGTGCTTCAAGTTTAACAGcttggagtaaaaaaaatgtttccatgtaACAGTGATTGTTCTGAAATGACTAAAAGATTCAGTTGTTTCAGTAACGGACGGCTCCCAGGTTTAGAACATGTCGACTGACTGGTCTGTAATTAAGAACGTCTGTATTTGTCTTGTTGCAGTACTTCAGTGCTGGTTTTACATGAACTAAAGAGATGTTAAATGTCTTCAGTCTGGTTTTCATTTGGAAAACTGTAGATTCCAgtgagtgtttttctttagctgatagatttttgtatcatttaaaatgttgttggtCCAAACTCAGCCATAAATGTTtgctacaaaacatttttaacccaTTCCGTTTGTATTTGGTAATTAATTTCCCCTTTTTCCTGGATTTGTTACCTTTCTCCCTGTTTTATTATCATAACTATGCTACCTGTACACCATGggatgtttttataaatatatggCGGCGCACAGCCTGGCATACATATTTGCTTCACAAGTTATTTGACTTGAAGAAGTGAACTTATTTCTAAATAGTCATTTtgaaaatgcagacatttttttttcattttgctgacAGTTATCTGCTTCTTTCTGTTCCTTCACTGGATTATCTtgatttgtttgggtttttttctttcaaagggTATCCACGAGAAGGAAGCGATGAACTTCCAGAGCAGtcggaggagaggagaagatgGCGTTGCCATGGTGATTGACTTCCTGCTGTCTAACGCTCGGCTGGTTCTGGGAGTTGGTGGAGCTGCTCTGCTGGGCATCGCCACGTTGGCAGTGAAACGGGTGAGTGTTTCTGAGGTTGTTAGTACCACAGCAGTACTTCTTACTCGTGTGTAAATATGTACGTGTCCGGAGGTGTGGATAAAGTTTCTGAGTCTTCTCAGTTCCAATTCACTTTTCAACCCTGACTAAAATCTTAaactaataatgttttttttttaagttcagcaATAATCCTCATTATTAATCACTATCTGGAGTATCATTTGCAtgtgatgatttaaaaataatccaaagACTCTTCGGTGTGGTGCTATCCATTTGCCTCTACATGTgtgctttctgtgtttgttcatccatgacttcctgtttgtgacgGCGagttttttcttcagctgatcGAGCGAGCCGGCCGCGCAGCAGAAGATGAGAAGGTGGAGCAGAAGATGGCGGAGAGCTGGGAGGAGCTGAGTTTAGTTTCTGCCTCTCCAACGctcatcaggaagggcatcgaGGGTGTGGTAATGAAGCATGTTGCCAAGGCAACCAGACAGCAGAAAggtatttgatttaaaaaaaaaaaaaaaaaaaagtagcaataaataaatcctaaaactgTGCTTTgcatgtttcttattttatcgCTGTTGTTCTTTATTCAGACGACCTCTGCCAAAAAGCAGAGCTGTCCTCTCCTGAGCTGCAGCTTAAACCTGAATCAAAGTCCAAGAGGCTGCAGCTGTGTGAGCTCACGTTGCAGGTAAACTCTGACACTTAGATCTGAATTTAATGGATTCACTCCTAACAGCTGCACTGTGATGCTGTCAGCTCATTATAAATGAAtgtttaacatcttttactgCGTGCAGTGGTCAGTAGATACTGTATGTTTTAATATGAAGGATGGAATTGGCCAAACATCCACACTGATCAGCTGTAAGATTATAAACGCTAATTGTTAAAGTAACTTACAACAACTCATCTAATTAGAAATCAGTCTGCCGAGACAACTGTATTCTGGCATTAACACCAGGTTACACTTGCAGTCTGCCTAAATGTTTATGCAGAAATGTCATTATGGTATGagcaattttaaataaaaatctcctctcctctgtaaGACAACACTGTAGTTGTTCCCGGAGACTCTGTGGGGAGCAAAGAGCTGCAGCCACACCTCACCAGTGGACTCCATCTTCAGCTGGACCCACGTCAGTCTGGCTTCCTTTGCCTTATTTTCAGCTGATCTCCTCCAGGTCTGCTTTGGCCTCCAGGCTTTCCTCTTTTCCCCTGGGCTCCAGTCCAGCACTTGTCTTCAGCTGGTTTGTGTAGCACGCGTCCTGTCCAGACCCACTGTCCTTTCTTCACATCCATTCTGATCAGCTTCTGGCCAGTTCTTGTTCACAGGTCTGCATCGGAGATCTTCTCAGGCCATCTTGTCAGCTTGTGTTGATGAACATCTGAAATTGTTAGTGATGGTGCTGGTCATGTGCCACGTCTAAGATCTATGCAGGACTGCTTTTGTTGTGGAGGGGCAACAAAAGAAGACTCAATCTGGATCTGTGACCCATCTGGAGGACAGCAGTGTGTTCACCTAGTCTCCAAGTTCTACAAATCCTTGTCCACACTGTGGTCAGAGCCCTTTTGGTACAAAACTTCACCGTGAAGTTATGACGTTATAGCTGCTCTGTGTTATTTTAGTGTCACTGCTTGGAATATAAGATTCAAATCATATGAAAACCACTCCTGTTTTACTGCTCCTCTTTAACAGCAGTAATAAAACAGGCTTATCAGGACTCCTCACTGCAGAGCCCATCATCTTTCTTCTTTAAGTCTGCTTGAAGCCACAAAGAGATTAAAAAGCTATGGCCACCTTGAATTTTTCCCAGTAGAGTTGTTgtattttcactcatttatctAAATAATGATTGTGTTTCAGATCTTGTTGCTCATCTTGTATTGCTTGTCTAAAATAGTTTAACTCTTTAATCTGCTATAGGAGCGTCTGCAGCAGTATTATCACACCAGGGTGGCGCTTGCTCCATGTGAGGTCCAGCGGGTTCAGTCTCTGGCTCTGGACATCTGCATGGAGATCCAGGGCTTTCTTCACAGCAGTCATCCCGACATGCCTCTGGGAGAAATGAGCCTTGGAGGTTCTCTGCTGGATGACTTGCAGGTATATTTCCCACATCTAGGATGGGTTGTGGCACAGCAGGACGTTGCATAAACCCCACCTGAGTGTTGTTTTCataagaatgtgtgtgtgtaggtggtcAGCGCAGACCACGTGTCGCTGCTGGTGCCCCTGCAGCTGGACGCCTCTCTGTGGCGCCTCATCCCCGGGGAGGAAACGCTGCTCACACACCCTCTGCACTGGATGGTCCGCCGGGTCAACCTGGAGTATTTCCCCCGAGGACGCAGTTACTGGGACAGGTATTCAACACACGGATTAAAAACTGGATCAAAAAGCATGAacatcttttttatattttaaggttattttgttgcattattaaaataaattgaatcaGATTCAGCCTCTGATTTAGTTTTACATCATCATAACGTATTTAAATTTACAAGTGGAGCAGGAAAGAGTGACACGCCCCAGGAAAATGGTTCATATTTGATGTTCAGCACGTTACTCGTCCCGTGTGTCATAGGTATCTGGTGGGCGGTTACCTGTCAGCAGAAGCTGTAGTGAACATGTTCACTAAGGCGGTGATGGAAACGGTGAACTGGCTGTCGATCAGCAGCACTCTGGACTGCATCGTCAGACCTGTGCTGGGAGGGCCGGACCTGAAGCTAGAGAtcaggtgtgtgtttgctgtttgcagtcttgtttttatttactgtcagTTTTTTCATTGAGCTTGTACTGCAGCCAATGAGACTTTTTACACTCTTGAAAAGTTATATTTTAGGTTGTACTGGTGACTAGTTCACCACAAATTAGACCAGTTCTTAAAATATTAATGTAaagtgttgatttgtttttatttactgtatatagGCATTTTGACTTTGTTACATTGAGGTTTTGCTGCATTGCTCTGTCTGAAACCCTCCATCTTTGTATAATGCATTAGGCCTGACAGCGAAGAAGGATCGGAGTGCAGTGATCAGCCTCTGTTCGTCTCCATGTTGCCCATCCTGAGGGAAGGAGATGTGGTTCTGACGGCTCAGCCTGAGCTCACCTCTCCTTGGGTGAACGCCTGGCACCTCTCCCTCTACCCCTGGGAGACTCAGCGTTTGGCTCAGCTCGACTCCGCCAACAGCGGCTGCCGCAGACACACGCTCAAAATCCTCAAGGCGGTGTGCCGACTGAGCCCTGCTCTGCGGCCGCTGGAGGCCGCCCCGCTGGCCAACGTCATCCTGCACCTCAGCGACGGCGAGAGCGACTGGTCTGAGAGCAGCCTGGACGTCAGATTCCAGCAGTGCATCACCGAGCTGATCGGCCACCTCGAGCAAGGCGCCTTACGCAGTTACTTCAAACCTGCTGTCAATCTGCTGAGCGGCTTGTCAGAGGATGAGGTGGACCAGATGGGCTTCATGCTCTACTGCGCCGTGTCAGAGCCTGAAATACTGTTCATCTAACCCCGTGCACATCCACGCTACTCCGCTGCAAAGGAGAGCGGTAAAGAGACGGCAGACAACAAATCGAACTGAACGGGTTGCAATAGAAGAAATGTGCCAAGAAAAAGAACACGTTTTGAAGTGTTTGAGGATGCCTCTGTGCTGCTggtcccttttttattttgagttattgtttcactcATTAATCATTCTTATTCTTTTTCCCTCCTAATTATTTGTCAGCGTGCCGTCCTGTTTTCAACATCCTGTATTCTGTTAAATCTCTGACCTATGCACAACAACAGAGACAACTTGATGAAAACCTCCTCAAATCGCTGCACTTACTGTATCAGATGGCTCTGATTATaacttatttaatttattatactGAGATTTCAGGTCTTGGAGCATTTTTGTTCCTCTTTAACCTTTTGTCTGTAGGCGGTCTTTATGGGTAAATAAACCCTTTCAGTcctgcagtcagttttaaatcatGTGGGCATATTTCAGTTGTGTTTGGATGACTGGAAGAGAAACTTTGTGAGAGAGTGAATGAACAGAActaccaataaaaaaaaaaccataaataaGTACTTCCTTTAATTAGATTGATGGTTTCAGTAGCGACCAGgtgaaggtgtatttaaatgGTGACGTCTTTTCAaatgaccttcttgctgtgagccGACGTCTCGAACCAACGCTCCTTCGGGTCGCCCGGAAATATCAGCCTGAGCAACTTAATGTAGATGTACCCCTGAAATCTGACTTAATCATCACTGtgcctatttttttgtttttttcgttgTGACTTGAGAGAGAAACTGCAATAAGTAAGCTGAGTAAAACTTTTCTCCTGTCAGGCTTTAACAACCCGAGTGACTGAGAAACACCTTGTAATTCTCCCAAGATGTTCTGGACCTGTTACTGCAGAACCTGACTTTAGataagcaaaagaaaatattttaaaaactttattttttttgtttttaagaatttaatttattttatacttgcatttttccttatttccctgtctgtatttttctttttccccattgtttttatcttctttgcttttcttttttgcttttgctgctgctttaaattaGGAGAgtattttgctgtttatttcaaCCTAAGAATCTGTCACAATTTGTGAACAAATTTGAAGTGATAAAGATGTCCAGACTTTTTCTGGTACGTCTACAACATTTCGAAAACGCGTCTTTCTGGATCATTAAATTCTGTGACTCAAATACAAATCCTTATATTTGATTTCCAAATCTTCTCTTGTTTTACATCTAAATATAACAACTTGTATACGAGTCTCagaatttattaataattaggGTTTTTGGGGTAAACTTTAAAGGACACTTGAGATAAAGGAgtatacaaaaaaacccagaaaattTATAGGGAAGAGGGACAATGGGAATTCTATTACAAGAATTATTAGAAtacagaaaattacaaaaatagaatttttgttaaattgtttattttatttaaaaaaaatacataaattcaacaaatgaacaaattcaGTGCATACCACCTTTAATATTATTGTATACACTGTTATGTTGATTAATACGAGTAATTCCGAAGGGCTGCCTGTAGGGGGCGACAGTACACTTCAGAGTCAAACCGGAAACCTCTCAGTTAAAGAAGAAGACTTTTTACTTCCGGTAACAGTTGTGTTTAGTAGGTCGGCTCGCGCTTACAGTGTTTGTTGTCGCGTTCAATCAATTAAAGGTACGTACACCTTATTCTCTCATGAAGAagttcataaatgttttttttattaagaactttttatttttaggtaaaATAAGGGAAGAATTTTGAGTGTTACTGCTTTGAAGAACGCTAACTAGCTAGCTGCTTTCTTAAAATAGTCTTaacaggtttagtttagttggTGTTTGCTGCTGAAGtaatgtagttttattatttgagaCATAGTTTTAATCTTAAAGACGTGCAGACAGCGTGACTTGGAAATCGTACTGCTTAGATCTAACACTAAAGTCGATAACCACGGACTActtgcagaaaaacaagcagaacgaTTTATTCCAGTGGCTGCAGCagattcattgtttttttttttttccactttgtcaGAGATTAGTTATGTGCACTGCAGGGAACAGTGACGAGATAATCATCCTCAgcgatgatgaggaggaggaggacaaagaAAATGACCTGTCGTGCCTCATCGTGGAAGTGAAGGATGAGAAGGATCCTGGTAACAGCGTCATTTCCCACCTCTCCTCCCTGTGCAGCAGGCGGATTAAAGCTCCTAacacctgtttgtgtttcagaccgTGTCTCGTCTTCGAGCATCCAGGATGAAGATGTGGTTGTAATGTTCTCCCGTGGCGCCGACGTGCTGCCCCACGCTCGCCACGACTGCCCCGTGCATCCGTTCGTGTAAGAACATGGTCGCGCAGACCTGGCAACACCAGACAAGCTGAGGATGCTGAAAGTCACACCGCTTCTCCTCTGTCGTCCTCAGGGCTACAGAAAAGGAGACCGGCGCTCCAGTGGCCAAGAATCAACTCATCTGTGATCAGTGCTTCTGCTACATTTGTGACAAGCTGGCATCCTTGGTGCGTGTTGTCTGTTAATATTAAATTTAAGACGTATTGTAGATTCCTGTTGCCTCGGCCTTTTCATCGCTGTACCAAACAGCTTCATCTGAGATGTGTAATTTCTTAAAAGCCCGTACCACTTCCACAAAATCCACCAGAGCCAAATCAAGCTCATCTGACCTGTATGTTTGCTGCAGTTAAGAAGAGAAATGTTAGTTGGAAGATGCTATGATCTTTCTAATAAGGAGATGTTTGTTGTTATGAACACATCTTCCCAGAGCTAATGTCTCGCCTCTTTATGAAGCAAGTGCAACCAGCAAAGTCTTTGGATTTACTGCACATTTCTTTCAGGATGTAATTCTAATTCAAATTTGTATTATTAACCCCCNAGGTGCTGTtacatcacacacaaaaacacacacacacacacacacacacacacacacttgtttgcACCATCACACACCAGTTTGAGAATTTATGTCggactgtatttttaaatagtgGTCAGAGCTTCTGGATATCTTTTTCCTGCTGTTCTTATTTTGGTGATGAATATTGTTTGTCACGCCGGCGTTTCAGTGTGTCGTGTGGTGTCACAGCGGAGTGTGTCACTGCAACAGCCACTTAAGAAGCAACTTCTGGAACAACGTCAGGTACGTTCACCTGGTGGGCGATCTGGCAGCGTTCAACCTCGCTCTGTCCGAGATCGACTCTCATCTCCGACGCGCAGGTACGGCGTTCACAGTCGAAGCCCTTCGGCTCGAACCGGTTGGAAAAGATGATCTGAGTtgtgtgtcacacacacaccccaccccaccctcacccctctcattttctctcatttcagCCGCTATGCTGCAGAGCTTCAAAGGGCAACTTTCGAAACTGTTCTTGTCCTATAGTTCGGCACATGACCAGACGTACAAGCAGAGCCAACAGCGCCCCGTCCAAGAGTGAGTCATTTCGGCCCATTTTTATTCAGGGCTTTTTAACTGGAGGAAATCACTGGAATATCTTATGTAACGACGGACAACTGAGATATTGTACAGTTTgtgaaagaaaacctgttaacagcacagaaatgtaaacaaagtgctACCTTTATTTctaattgggttttttttccccctcctccagTTATACTactgtgtttgagtttgtgtCGTCGTTCCTGAACAAAGCAGATGAACAGgactgcagagctgcagccatCATGCATCTCGGAGCTGCTGAGGAGTTTATCACACATTTCCAAGTATCGAGGTACATAAAGAAACAGCATCAACCTCTAGGCTAAGTGCAAACTTCGTATTCACGTTTTTATTAATCCACTTATTAAAAATGCATTCTGTAGGCCTACAGGATCGTCACCAACATCTAAAGTTTCTGAAGCTAAGATGATGATACTGCAGAGGTGAAAGCTCACACAGAATCCCAGTTCATGTCCAATCCATGCCCATTTCTTGTAGATAATCACTTTATTCtttgtatgtttctgttttcagagtAATTAAAACAATCCAGAGACTTATAGTGATGGCTGATCTTCAACCACAGTTTGTTTACAAGTTGCAGGATTTTTACCAGAAAAACATTTCTCTCCCAGCTGACCTGAAGAGCCTAAAGAACAGGTGTGTGCATATTCCTGTCATTATTCTTCAGGGTTACGTGTTAAAACCACATGTATACTTGGAGTTCAGTCGTGTGCTGATGTTCCCCAGCCTTCGTATCCGGGCCTGGGATGACGTGCTGCTGGTGTCGGTGCTGAGGGGACAGAACGTGACGGGGGACCGGAAGGACCGAGGCAGGAAGGACGTCCTTGTTGAGCCCGTTTCTGTGGTCCTACTGAGAACCGAGCTCCTTCAGCGTCAGCTCAAGTTCGTATGTTTACGCAAACGTA of the Kryptolebias marmoratus isolate JLee-2015 linkage group LG3, ASM164957v2, whole genome shotgun sequence genome contains:
- the mief2 gene encoding mitochondrial dynamics protein MID49, whose translation is MNFQSSRRRGEDGVAMVIDFLLSNARLVLGVGGAALLGIATLAVKRLIERAGRAAEDEKVEQKMAESWEELSLVSASPTLIRKGIEGVVMKHVAKATRQQKDDLCQKAELSSPELQLKPESKSKRLQLCELTLQERLQQYYHTRVALAPCEVQRVQSLALDICMEIQGFLHSSHPDMPLGEMSLGGSLLDDLQVVSADHVSLLVPLQLDASLWRLIPGEETLLTHPLHWMVRRVNLEYFPRGRSYWDRYLVGGYLSAEAVVNMFTKAVMETVNWLSISSTLDCIVRPVLGGPDLKLEIRPDSEEGSECSDQPLFVSMLPILREGDVVLTAQPELTSPWVNAWHLSLYPWETQRLAQLDSANSGCRRHTLKILKAVCRLSPALRPLEAAPLANVILHLSDGESDWSESSLDVRFQQCITELIGHLEQGALRSYFKPAVNLLSGLSEDEVDQMGFMLYCAVSEPEILFI
- the zgc:112980 gene encoding uncharacterized protein zgc:112980, translating into MCTAGNSDEIIILSDDEEEEDKENDLSCLIVEVKDEKDPDRVSSSSIQDEDVVVMFSRGADVLPHARHDCPVHPFVATEKETGAPVAKNQLICDQCFCYICDKLASLCVVWCHSGVCHCNSHLRSNFWNNVRYVHLVGDLAAFNLALSEIDSHLRRAAAMLQSFKGQLSKLFLSYSSAHDQTYKQSQQRPVQDYTTVFEFVSSFLNKADEQDCRAAAIMHLGAAEEFITHFQVSRPTGSSPTSKVSEAKMMILQRVIKTIQRLIVMADLQPQFVYKLQDFYQKNISLPADLKSLKNSLRIRAWDDVLLVSVLRGQNVTGDRKDRGRKDVLVEPVSVVLLRTELLQRQLKYRELCRYLRVVQTDDFTTFQRVQDLIPFFMCLNGDFLSALISLFSSVNASASRLSPQLFLFYLRVFKTATAPKLMVSEPEQLCCSDASWEPIKDAVPLKCAELVKFALKAQRFSSSVYADSQCWTSLLEIVNSPHDSFTALPAPSPQFLHEARQHVNSLLLIQQDANLQIPRSFLEVYPDQALLLLVTGALGFRIVHGALRPALPVLSTFKENLWAFQWLCENLSSSEERFNTFIQDITHEATNTAGIQLAVTLDPFQVKFPSHAEPDSSTA